A window of Microbispora hainanensis genomic DNA:
TCCTCGTGGTGTTGTGGCATGTCATCGTCAAGGACTATCTGCAGATCAGATGGCATGCCGGCTCTCCCGTCCCCAGTGCCTGGGGAACACTGGGCGAGCAGCTTCTGCCGCTTCGGATGCCGCTGTTCTTCACCATCTCAGGGGTTTTCGCGGCGAACGCCGTAAACCGCCCGTGGCGGGTGCTGGGCAGATCCCGCGTCGCCAAATTCCTGTACTTGTACGCCGTCTGGCTGCTCATCCACACCGTGATCCTGGCCGCGGTCCCGGATTTCGACACCGCCCACGCCGATTCCGTGCTCGGGCTGGTGGAACAGCTGACCATCACCCCGTCCAACCTCTGGTACCTGTACGCCCTCGCGCTCTATTTCGCGTTCGCCAGGGCCGTACGGTGGGCGCCGCGGCCGGTGATCTTCGCGGCCGCCGCGGCCCTGTCCGTCATCACGGCCGCCGGCGTGCTCGCCACCCCGGGCGACCGTGGCGGTGTCTACCAGAACCTGGTGTTCTTCCTCGGCGGTCTGTACTTCAAGCCGTACGTCGAACGGTGGGCGACGACCGCCACGAACCGCCGCCTGGCCCTGACCCTCGTGGCGTACGCCGCGGCGCTGACGGTCATGGCCGTGACCGGCGGTCAGCGGTGGGTGGGGGTGTGGCCGGCGGTGTCCGTCGCGGCGGTGGCCTTCGGCGTGACCGCCGCCGCGCGAGTGGGCAGGTGGCGCCCGGTGGGGGACGCGCTCGCCGCCCTCGGACGACGAACGCTGCCGATCTACGTCATCCACATGCCGCTGCTCGCCCTGCTGCACGGGTTCCTCGTCGGTCCGATGTCCGGGCTGGGTGGCATCGGACAGGCGCTTATGGTGGCGGAGTATCCGATTCTGCTGACCGCCGCGGTGATCGGCCTGAGCCTGGCGATCCACCGCGGGCTGCTCGCAGTGCGCGCGACGTGGCTGTTCGAAGTTCCCCGACGGCGGCGACAGGCCGCACCGCGGCGGACCTGAGCGCTTCACCCGTGGAGCGCTCGACGAAACCGCGTCCGGGGGCGTCGGCGGCTACGAAGAGGACGGGGTGGAACAGGGAGCGCCCGTGCTCGCCGACAGGTCTGGCCGCTGCTTCGCCGAGGGACGATGGGCGGCCATCCAGCCTGTCGCGAAGTCGACCAGAGCACGCTGGGACATCAAGCGTGCCGTCGCGCAGCCGACCTTGCCGGACATGGCCGCGCCCGTGGCCTCGAAATC
This region includes:
- a CDS encoding acyltransferase family protein, translated to MTTVRIHDGNARTTPGADATRQRAQWADVAKGACIILVVLWHVIVKDYLQIRWHAGSPVPSAWGTLGEQLLPLRMPLFFTISGVFAANAVNRPWRVLGRSRVAKFLYLYAVWLLIHTVILAAVPDFDTAHADSVLGLVEQLTITPSNLWYLYALALYFAFARAVRWAPRPVIFAAAAALSVITAAGVLATPGDRGGVYQNLVFFLGGLYFKPYVERWATTATNRRLALTLVAYAAALTVMAVTGGQRWVGVWPAVSVAAVAFGVTAAARVGRWRPVGDALAALGRRTLPIYVIHMPLLALLHGFLVGPMSGLGGIGQALMVAEYPILLTAAVIGLSLAIHRGLLAVRATWLFEVPRRRRQAAPRRT